A segment of the Thermodesulfobacteriota bacterium genome:
AATCCGCCTGGCCTCCGGGCTCGCGTAACCGTTGCCGAAGAGGAAGGAATCGACGATATGGGCCCGGGGGAGGCAGCTGGCGGTCATGCGGAAAGGAGGCTTACCGGGTCAAGGTCTCGCGCGGCGCGGATCGTCCGGAGGGCACGCTCCACCAGGGCGGCTGTCTGGCCGAGGTAGTCTGCCGGCCGCTCCAGGCGGGCAAGATCGGCGGGGTCGAGAAGGGAGCCGATCTCCGGATCGGCGGCCACAAGCTCCGCCAGCGGGCGGCCGGAGGCCTGGCAGCGGGCCGCCAGCTCTCCCAGCCGCTGCTGGGCCTTCGCGCGGCCCAGGGAAGGGGCCAGCCGGAACTGCAGCCATTCGCTCATCAGGAAGGCCCCCTCGGCGGCCAGATTGGCGGCCATGCGCTCCTTGTCCACCTCAAGGCCCTCCACAACCCTCCCAAGATACTGGAGGGCCGTGCCGCTGTAAATACAGATCTGGGGCAGGGCCAGCCACTCGGACCACAGGGCGCGGCCGTCCCGCTCGTGCTCGTGGCCCATGGCCTCGGCCGCCACCCCGGCCAGGGCCCGGACGTGCCGGGCCAGGACCACGACGCGCTGGGCCAGGACCGGATTGCGCTTGTGGGGCATGGTGCTGCTGCGGGCGGCGCCGGCCGGCGCCGGCTCCCGCAGCTCCCGCAGCTCCGAGCGGCCCAGCTGGCAGATCTCGTTGGCGATGCGGCCGCCGGTGCCGGTGACCAGCATCAGCCCGGCCGCCAGCTCGGCCACCGTATCCCGGGCATTGTGCCAGGGCAGAAGAGGCGAGCCCAGGCCCAGGCGGCTGAGGGTCAGGTCGGCCACCGCCACGGCCTGGGGGCCCAGGGCCGCCAAGGTGCCCACCGCGCCCCCCAGCTGGCCGACCAGCAGCCGGGGCGCCATGGCCTGCAGCCGCTCCAGATGGCGCCGGATCTCCAGGGCCCAGCCCGCGGCCTTGAGGCCGAAGGTGATGGGCAGGGCGGCCTGGCCGTGGGTGCGGCCGATCATGGGCGTGTCCCGGTGGCGCTCGGCGAGCCCCAGCACCAGCTCCTCCAGCCGGCGCAGGTCCCGGTAGATGAGCGCCAAAGCGTCCCGGATCTCCAGCACGGCCGCGGTGTCCAGGATGTCCTGGGTGGTGACCCCGTGGTGCACCCAGTCGCCGGCCTCCGGGCCGCAGGCCTGCCGCAGGGCGGCCACCAGCGGCAGGATCGAGTTGCGGCTGCGGCCATAGGCGGCCCGCAAGGCCTCCCGGTCCAGGCCGTCCAGCCGGGCCCGTTCCCGGATGATGGCGGCGGCCGCCGCCGGGATCACCCCCAGCTCCGCCTGCACCTGAGCCAGGGTCGCCTCGATGGCCAGCCAGCGGCCGAGGCGGGCCTCCTCGTCGAAGATGGCCGCCAGCTCCCGGGTGGAGAAGACGTCCGCCTGGATGGCAAAGTCGATGGGATGGCTGGGCATGGGGGGCCTCGCAAGCGTGGCAGGTGCAGGCTGGCCGCGTCTGAGGCGGCGTGGCCGTGACCGATTGGCCCCCCTCCCGACCTCCCCCCGCTGCGGGGAGGTCGGG
Coding sequences within it:
- a CDS encoding adenylosuccinate lyase family protein yields the protein MPSHPIDFAIQADVFSTRELAAIFDEEARLGRWLAIEATLAQVQAELGVIPAAAAAIIRERARLDGLDREALRAAYGRSRNSILPLVAALRQACGPEAGDWVHHGVTTQDILDTAAVLEIRDALALIYRDLRRLEELVLGLAERHRDTPMIGRTHGQAALPITFGLKAAGWALEIRRHLERLQAMAPRLLVGQLGGAVGTLAALGPQAVAVADLTLSRLGLGSPLLPWHNARDTVAELAAGLMLVTGTGGRIANEICQLGRSELRELREPAPAGAARSSTMPHKRNPVLAQRVVVLARHVRALAGVAAEAMGHEHERDGRALWSEWLALPQICIYSGTALQYLGRVVEGLEVDKERMAANLAAEGAFLMSEWLQFRLAPSLGRAKAQQRLGELAARCQASGRPLAELVAADPEIGSLLDPADLARLERPADYLGQTAALVERALRTIRAARDLDPVSLLSA